atatatacatacatacgtacatatatatatatatatatatatatatatatatatatatatatatatatatgtatatgtatatgtatatgtatatgtatatgtataggtataggtatatgtatatgtatatgtatatctatctatatacACGCGCAACATCTCTCATGAAACGAtgacatttaaattatctGCTAAAGCaatgataaaaatactattaaaaataaaaataataataacagcgagtttcataattatattcaacatCAACAGTGGAAgcaataaatacaaatgagaatgataaaatgtttttaaagaacACTAGCTTTACAAAGAATCACTTCGTTTATGGAAGATTGAATTCCGAAAATGATCCTTCGTAAAGTGCAATGATAATCAAAACTTGATTCACCACACATCGTTtatatttcttgttaaaatgcaattaaggaaaaagtaaattttataatttttttaggtatACGTTTATCAGATTAGATTATTTCTGTATCTCGACGTCTTCGTGCTGAAACACATGAAAATCAAAGGCTAGATCAGATATATAGCATCCGAGGCTCAATGTCTTCGATAAGCGCGTCGACTATAAAGCATTAAGAATTTTCGCAAGTTTATGCGTTCAAATGAATAAATCCATTAATGTACGTTTGCTCTGTAAACCACATCCACTTAAATCGTGTCCGCTCCCGGAGTGCGGGTACATGTGTTGAAAATGTGTGCTAAATATTACATTCAACTCATCGGTGAATCATTGCGCGAACTTAAACATACATCGAATAACACCCTACATTTCACTTCTTTCCGctcttttcgttttttctgttttttttcccGCTTTTTCTGTTTAACTAATAATCGTGGGAAATAGATTCGTAATAATGCACATAAGTAGTCAGCTAGTGTGATTAAGTAAGCTTTGACAGGCATAAAGCAGATTTACCTAGCATGATAGCCTCCATTAAGGATAATCGCGTTTGTTGCTGTGCAGGTTCAGTTGAAGGTTGTCATTTCTTTTTAGCTGGATTTCTTTGTGGTGTAGATGGTCTACCTGCTTGACCCGTGTTCATTCCTCCATATTGATATTTTGCCTTCTTCTCTGATGGTTTCAAGATCTGCAAATAGATGTGAAAAAACAGCATAATAAACTTGGAACGTTACATCAACGCCttagaaagaataaaaaaaaaatttgtcaattaCCTGAAAACTACACATCAACGTTTCGTCAACACTCATCATTCCGCCAGCATTGTCAAATTCGCCGCAGTAGTTTGGGGCTGAGAAAAGTGTGACAAGTTGTCGCTTGGCGAAGAATTCATAGCCATCTTCTACCACTTGATGCGCCCTGCATATGAGATCCATATCGTGACGATTCAGGAACTTCGACACGACGTCTGGACCAAATGTAAACGAGACTCCTCTATCATTTTCGCCCCAACCCTGAAACATTATAACGTAAACATactaaagtataattaaagtatGTTTCTATGTATGCTAAAGTACACTTTCTTTATTCTATTGATGCGTTCAGATTTGCTTTGTATAAAAGCATCTTACCTGAACATCTTTATCAGGATCAGACCATAAGAGATCACATAGAAGACCGGTATCAGGTACATCAGTCGGACGCATAATTCTTCTGATTTGCTCCATTCCCTAAAAAGGGTAAAGTATTTACTGTACCTCACTCTAatttacgtttctttttttacaaaaaacaacTCAAAAGATATCTCGTTTTTTAATTACCTGTAAATCAGGACTGAGCCCGCCATGacaacagaaaattttctcatcAATGATCGCGGCAATCGGCAAGCAGTTAAAGCAGTCCGTAAAGGTTTTCCAAAGCTTGATGTTATATCGTCGTTTGCATTCGTCGTAAAAGCCGTATATCCTATTTATACTCGCGCATTCGTGATTACCGCGCAACAGGAAGAAGTTTTCTGGATACTTAATTTTGTACGCCAATAGCAGACATATCGTCTCTAAGGATTGCTTCCCTCGGTCGACGTAATCACCCAGGAATAGATAATTCGCCTCGGGCGGAAAACCGCCGTACTCGAAGAGTCGTAGCAGGTCGGTGTATTGGCCATGTATGTCTCCACAGATCTTAAGCGGCGCTTCCAATTCCAGCAGGATTGGCTGCTGCAGAAAAATCTCCCGCGACTTCAGACAGAGGCCACGCACCTCGGCCTCCGTCATGATAACGGTCTTGCCCGGTCGACATCCTCTGACTGTGTGCCCAGAAATATTGACGGTTAattacataactttttttaagattgCAACAATCCTTCATTAGTGCGGTAAACTTGTCTCTATTacacgtattttttataaatgtcatatatagtaaatattttacatatatcgtCGATACAAATTTACAGCTAATTTCAATTTCCTCTTTAAAAAGGCTTTCACATCGAAATAAAAGTCTATCTTTAACGTAAAAGAACAGGTAATCTATCtctggaaaaaaaatcaataatgcCATTGTCACGTATAATTAGCACCATACTTTATAACGCATTACTTATACCGTTACACGCGTATTGCTTCTGGAATTACTCGAGCGCGATATGCCAATAATACATCATTATCCCGTCAATTTACCCCGTGAGTTTCTATCGAGATGTTGCCTTCAGGAATACCCATTGTCTTTAACTGACTCACCGTACACACTGTGCCGTTACACACGATTATGCAATTCCTCGatttgagtaaaaaaaaaaaaaaaaaaaaaaaacaataggaAAACACGATCGATTGTAGCGACGCTCTTGTTACTTACACTGCCGTTAAATCGATAATAACGTCTAAAGAAGCAGGCATTCCTCGTTTCTGTCCACCGCACTAATGAGGGATGGTCGTGGTACATGTTTTTATGGGTACACCGAGCATAACTCTACTTTGGGGCATGGAAGATGATTAAGTTTTGTCGGTATTAATCGTCTCAATAAACAGGGGTGATACACGGTTACAGATTACGGTGAGGCCAGATCATCTTTGCCTATTCTCGAGCACTTTGCACATGGGTACAATCACGGTTCTTCCGGCGTGGTCTACGGTGGTATCGCATCGATTATAATAGCGTCAAAGGCGTGAAATATTACTGATAAGCTTGTTGGATAATGGATATAATGTTTCGGGAGTGCGaactgtctctctctctctctctctctttctttctcttaacgagagagagaaagggaaagaaagagagctaTTTTCGACATGGGTTATACAATTCAACataacagaaaatttaaaataccaCTCAGCTATGGATTCTGGATCCTAATTAAATCTGGATGATTCAACTCGGGTTTCCTAATTTTTATCCTAGCCCAATTTCGCACGATTACAATGGTAGACTAATGCATCAGTGAATAAATCAAATGCATGTTTCTGCGACCATATAAAATGAcacaattgtattattttaattgattattaatatacaattataagtTAATTCATTGCAATCCAGAGAAAACAATCGACACCCTTAAATCTTTATCTAAATGTAAATATctcatttaataaatcaacttcttaaaaatgcaaacCCTAATATTTAAAGTGCGACAGACTTAGTTTGGTAAAAAGAAGTTAGATTTCTACACGTATATTCGTAGACAAATTCACTAGCGCATTTAGTCTTAACACTTCATAAAGGTGCCGAATATCTTTAGATGACGTCACTCGACATTCAAAGCATTAATAAGCAACGAAGACAAAAAGGAAACAGGTGATTTAACCGACATCCAGTGCAAATCATCTCTCTTTATGACGCTATGGATGTGTCGTCGGATCGTTATTTATAGACATAAAAGGGAAAATTCACGGTGCGGCTGAACTAGTCTGATACTGACTATCGGAAAACTGCATATTAGCAAGGTCACGGCGACTGTAGAGCGAAAATGCAAAGATTCCATTACCCGGGAAAGAAACAATTGTCACTTTGCTGTTACATGGCAGATATATTCCAGACAAAACGCTGGAAATGTCATTTTACACCgcgaatatttgaaataagctggaataaaaacagattttatcAGAGATCTGGGACCATGCACACGACGCGTATAGTTGACTCTTGCTAATAATTTACCAATTTaccaatttatattaattacaaggGAAActcaatatttgtatataacgatatttatttttaaaataaatctcaaGTTTTCGATTGGAAGATTTTTTAtcgcttctttttttatagtgtaaaatttcaaatcctacttatataaagattttctCATGTCTATAAAGTAGAGAAAATGCATGGAGAGAGTATAtgataaatcaaaaataacttGTCCCTGAAgaggttaaaaataattgtaaagtcTCGTTAACGATGACTCTGGAGTACAAACTTATGTCGTTTCAGAAACATGCGACGTGAATGCacttattaaatttcagtGTTAATTGTGCCATTATCCGCGCATTATAAATGTGACAATTCcagaattcaaaatttaagaaacctaataataagtgaaaaaattaCGGATTTGATGAAATTTCTATGTTATCaacatcatttttataaatcacgCATGCGCTGAAGATGAACTTCACCATGAAAGactaagaatttaaaattattcgtcCCTGaacaagttaaaaataatttattgtcgCGTTGAACTGAAGTTTTATCTCAACTGTGtaagattgatattaataaaagctcAGGAGTATGTTCTCtgaagttaattaataataactaatttcAAATTATGAATGAACAGAGACAAACAAATATACAAtgcaatgtatattaaaattgtttttcttaccttataaaatattactttataatatagccatttaatttttgcctacatgttattttatatgcatagtCACGAAACTAATTATTCGAATACAGGATATGCACGTTTATCTTATGCTACAAATTtaccaaatattataattttttagagaaaatttaattaaaaataaaaatctatactaaaatactaaaaatgcATTCCCATCAAAAGtctgtttttaatttgtagtataaaattaactcTCAATATAGTATGCGGATTAATTTCGTGATtatatatctcaaaaattttCCCATCATAAATGTATTAACTCAAACACAAAAAACTAATTGATATTAGATAAGttaaattaagtattaatcTCAATggctttgtattataaaatcgaTATGCACTCTATGATAAATTATACCGATAAGATATCGTTCTCGATTAAAAAAACTGAGCTGACAAAACCTGCATCTGTACATACATCGATAACTTAACACATTATAAATTTCCAGATagttcataatttaaaaactttgtattTTGAATTTGGGTCAGACAAGAGGAATATaggaatattatattcaaataatagcGCAAGAAGGAAACATAACTGAAGCACGTGCACTTCgctataaattacaaattgcaTAAATACATCTACTATACCCCAAGCGTGCTCTAACATTTAAACTAATATCTCTAGCCAATGTTGCTCTCGATTTTTACGTAGATAAAGCATTTCAAACAAGACTACGAGTGCGATGAGGGAGAAAGTGATAAATCCTAACGATCAGCTAAGTGCATCGACAGATCCAGAAATAACCGAGTGGTTCGAGAAGCGTGTGGAtacttatatttcaaataagattaCAGATATTTGTCTTTGAGTAAGAGAGAGTGTAGCTGTTGTGTTTTCAAGTTTAAGGAAGGTTCGACAGAATCAACGACCGAAGAGCAAGCGGAAGATTTACGCGTGCAGGGTCAGTTCTCGTTCGCGtgggaaacaaaaaaaagatggGAGAGGGAAAGAAGTTGACGGTGAGCGAGCAAACACGCAACAACGAGAGGTAACGGCCTATAATTTGCAGCGTGCGGTTTAATGCTAAACGTGGCTACCTTGAATGTCACTTGTACCGTCCATCCTTATATCATCCTCTTTACGACGATAACTTTTGAAACGTTACGACCACTGTTTCTCtatgaaaactttaatattatttcagctTTAAACGTGCATCACCTAAACAGGAATATAAATTGCTTTCCACTCACAACAAGTGGGCTTCTGGAAACAACTCTACTTTCCATTTAATTTGTGTCAACGTGGATCGGTGAGCCGAGTTGATTCCGCCTGGCAATGCTTTGATATTGAATGTTACGCGATAAAAAGACAGGAAAATAGATACGTATCAATTtccatttatcaaattacatataaacgCGATCTTTTCACGtaataaaactaaacattgtgtgttttcaatataattaaaataataaaattaagtagaAAGAAGGGCCAAAAGAAACCGTGAAAACATgatcttaatttttactacTATTTCTtgtaatactatatatttctAGTTCTCCAAATTACAttacgtttataattataaaaataattataaagaatgtTCAAGCATAACAAAGAATGCCGCAGTCTTAACATTTTAGCAATAGTTTAATAATcctatatattttgataatctaacaaaaattatcagatctatatttaactaaatttttagacaatTCAACACAAAACCGTTTTTCCTTTCcaagtaaaaaatgtatataaaattacataatattattaaaaactaagaTTCTAAATATAATCGTTTCTTGGCTCTTCTTTCTATTTGTGTGACATGTATATCACAGTCTTTatctcaattaaaattataaattaacttataGTTAAGTTTATATCAACAAATTGTATgtactattataaaatttaatcaaatatttctcgGGTTATTCATTCAGCACATTATTATTGAGtgcattatttttctaaatttttatatgatactTTATTCTATCGTTTATCAATTTGTAGATATGAACTCCAGCTGATTCAATATAATTACcgttgaaaaaaacatttaaatagaaagcaaaaataaaatatagatcaAGAGTAACAGCGCCTTATAGTCTATAATCATGAATTTCCTAACTCTTATCACACTCTCAGCAATACCAAATGCAATTGTCATACTTAGAATAGCCACGTTTAGAGATAATACGCGACGCCAAGCGCGTGTTTACATGCCAGGCCGTGGGACGATAACGGAATACAAAAGTCAGGAAAGTTGACTAAACGGACGCAGGACAATTCTCTACGTGAAGGAGTTTGTAGTTTTGAGTTTTCCTGTTGTTGCTGTGACGGTAGTGGTGACAGTGATAGTAGTGGTGGTGGTAATGGTGGTAGTGATGGTGTTGTTGTTGTTGACGGTAGTGGCGATGGTATTGTTGTATAGTAGCTGCGTACCGACAAAGTCCGAcgagaaaatatcttttagcTTGGCTTTCTTCTGAACCTGGTCTTTCTGCGTGTGGTATACTTTACCGCACAAGGGGGTTCCCGCATTCGCGTAGcatgagagagagaacaaacaaaaagagagatttgtttcttttttttcctctggGGCTAAAGAAGAACGAGGGATAAAAGATCGTGATCGCGCGGTGGTTGGCGCGACGCAGGATCCGGAAAGGCGGGGGTGATGCGGTAGCGATTGCGCGGTacagagaggggggggggataaGCTCTTTAAGTTGcgagagagatagatagatatatcGCGGAGTGAAAAAACGAACGCGAGGTGGAGGGGAATAAAGAGGAAGGGAAATAAACGGAAAAATAGATATAGCAAACGCGAAACGAAAGAGAACGAGacagaagaaagaaaagaaggaaaggaaaaagaaaaagatgggGACGACGAAAGGTTCCATAAactttttctttgcttttcaCTCGATTTATGCATCGCGATAACGATTACCGCGATAGTCTAGCGGGAGCGCGGACAAGATCGATATCCACCCTGCGTCTTTTAATCCGATCGACACGGGGAAGTCGCGCAGTCGAGGTCGGAACAGCGCGTCGCGGCTCCCGCGCACGATACGCACCCTTGGAAAGaggcgcgcgcgagaaagagagagaaagagagagagagagagagagagagagagagagagagagagagagagagagagagagaatgagagagagagagagagaaagagagaaaaagacagAGAAGTGAAGAGAAGGGGGCCGGTCCGGGACCGACGTGCGACGCGCCACGGCTCCCGCGAGAACAGGAGAAAACGAGTGAAAACAGGAGGCGGCAAACGCGGCGACATTTGACGCGCGCGAAATAATCGCGAGACATTGGAGCGCTCGATTCGAGTCGCGCGTCGCGTCCGTACCCGGCTGCCCCGCGACGAATTTCCGTGGGCCGCGCGCGTGACACGTCGGCGGGGAAGGCACGCGCGATGCAAGCGTACGCGTATCGTCTCTCGCACCTCGATCGTTTTCATAACGCAATCACATACCTTCCAGCAATCTCTGTATCAGATTGTCGATATTCAAGTCGACATCCGCCATTTTTTCCTGCCACTGACTGACTGGCCCGATGTTCGCGGACTGGCTCGTACTCGCCTGGCGCGCGCATTTGCACCGCCGCGACACGAAACGCAACACCGGCGCGTCCTAATATACGTGCGCGTGCCGTTAACGACTACAGATTTTCGCCCGGGGCGAACGACGGACTGTCCTCTCACGTCAAACGTTACCGAGAAACTCGATCACCCGATGCGTTGTGCGACGGTCGGCGGGTATACTGTGATGGAATTCGTTGTGGGGGCGGCTATGTGTACCACTCGCCGATTGGCTGTTCGCAAGCGTCGGACAATCCGATTGGTTTTTCCCGGCTGCCGGACAAGAGGCCCGATCACTCGGAACTGTCGAACAAGCGGATTGGTCCTCCGATAGAACTTTCaatctttcaaatttatatatctggaGAACattccaattttattatttaataaataattatgactCGACTTTTTCGCGgtgtaatattgtttaaacgACATCAAAGGCAAGAGCCGAGTCGCAATGGTTTTAAGTGAATCTGGAGACCTATCTAATTTATTCTTCTCGTATTTTGAATCTGACCTAGTATCGcatacattacatatattcGAACGCAttcgttataaataattcctcAATTATCCCAATCTTTGTTTTGCGACATTGTATTTTagctataataataaaattataatttattagccATTTGATTATATCAGTCTATGCCCGATTATATATTAACTTCGTAACACAAATGAATTCAAACAGCATCTCTGTGAGATTgccaataaaatattctgcaaaagtaatacatttgtttaaatacatataaacttgtaaaataattactgatGTTTAACCGTATTTTCGATGATAGTCCGGTGACGGATCTGTGTAATCTTGTTGAAGATTGAAGAGCTcagcattatttttttgcaagtaTTGCAGGAAATCATGAAAATGCGACAGTAACAGCTGTATACTTTTCTCATCTAAAGGCGTATAAGAAAGCATGCCACCAAGTCGAActgcaatatattaatattgtcctttaaatatgtttaaagtaGTCGCTAGACGatcaataatattgtacaatatttttataaacaattcaaAACAAACTCAATGTAGCCTCCAAATTACCAATACTGTGCAATAATATTGAACGTCTAAAGATCGtttaaaaagcaatatttttatcaaaagcgTGTTTTACCAAAAAGTCTAAGGAGATGGAATGCCCCGTACAACTGACTTGGCACCGTTTCTGGATTGTCATTCATTATCTGTATAAACTGCGGCCGTTCCCATTTATATAGCAGCTGAAGGCCCAATGTGATATTGAAATACTCTCGAATACCTTTCGTTATTTCCAACGTACtttctctaaaataaaatcaagcatatatatatttgcaaaatacgatttaacACAATGAGAGACTTTCAGTTCAGCACTATACCTAACGTCATTGGACTTCCCAGATGATTTTGCTTCTACATAATCATCTAGGATCTTGTCGACTGTATTTTGTACAGGTAACGCGGGTAGTTTGTGGTGCTTCAATATTATTTCGGATTCGTCTATAagcacaaatttcaattcttcAGGTAACTTGATCTTAACTTCTACTCTTGTAAGATATTCCTCAGTTTCGCCGGATGGCTCTAGtcgactaaaaaaaaaaaaaacagatgcTTACgacaaattgtaatatatacaattgcaTAAAAGCGTCACACGTGTGTAACAAACCTTCGTTTTTTACGTGGTGGTTCAGACACAGATTCATGAGAAGATGAGGGTGTTACTGTATTACTTGTACCCTTGCTAAAACGGCTTGTACTCTTGTCAGCGACTGGTGTGCTCGACCTACTGTCAGCATCTTTCTCTCTACCTCCTTCGCTCCTTCGCCCCTGTGTTTTAGTTGATGTATTTCCCTTTTTGTTTTTCTGAGCAGATTGCTGATTTGAGTGTGCTCGCTGGACTTCTTTTTGTTTCTGTACATTTGCCTCGTTATATTTGAGCACTCTGCTCTCAGGAACCCATTCATCCCAgctgatttttacaaatataattcagTGTATAGTTTAAActtagaaaaatgtaaaatctatcatgtgcaaatttcaatttgttataataaataaatttacttctatttaagaaaagtaatataattaaatttctaaataaagttttattaagagataaattatataaaaatataaattagagaaaaaaaattttcatattacattatattttaatcaaaatattttgttcttacaaacttgtaatactttttaaagataatataaaagctTATATcctctacatatatatatcattttgtaaaaataaaattttttgttatataaattctatatgTAGCTCACACATGTGTAGAAATCGTACTTTTTATTCCAACCAGC
This DNA window, taken from Monomorium pharaonis isolate MP-MQ-018 chromosome 6, ASM1337386v2, whole genome shotgun sequence, encodes the following:
- the LOC105833871 gene encoding serine/threonine-protein phosphatase PP1-beta catalytic subunit isoform X1 is translated as MADVDLNIDNLIQRLLEVYHTQKDQVQKKAKLKDIFSSDFVVRGCRPGKTVIMTEAEVRGLCLKSREIFLQQPILLELEAPLKICGDIHGQYTDLLRLFEYGGFPPEANYLFLGDYVDRGKQSLETICLLLAYKIKYPENFFLLRGNHECASINRIYGFYDECKRRYNIKLWKTFTDCFNCLPIAAIIDEKIFCCHGGLSPDLQGMEQIRRIMRPTDVPDTGLLCDLLWSDPDKDVQGWGENDRGVSFTFGPDVVSKFLNRHDMDLICRAHQVVEDGYEFFAKRQLVTLFSAPNYCGEFDNAGGMMSVDETLMCSFQILKPSEKKAKYQYGGMNTGQAGRPSTPQRNPAKKK
- the LOC105833873 gene encoding mortality factor 4-like protein 1 isoform X2, yielding MLVGIKSTISTHVWDEWVPESRVLKYNEANVQKQKEVQRAHSNQQSAQKNKKGNTSTKTQGRRSEGGREKDADSRSSTPVADKSTSRFSKGTSNTVTPSSSHESVSEPPRKKRSRLEPSGETEEYLTRVEVKIKLPEELKFVLIDESEIILKHHKLPALPVQNTVDKILDDYVEAKSSGKSNDVRESTLEITKGIREYFNITLGLQLLYKWERPQFIQIMNDNPETVPSQLYGAFHLLRLFVRLGGMLSYTPLDEKSIQLLLSHFHDFLQYLQKNNAELFNLQQDYTDPSPDYHRKYG
- the LOC105833871 gene encoding serine/threonine-protein phosphatase PP1-beta catalytic subunit isoform X2, translating into MADVDLNIDNLIQRLLEVRGCRPGKTVIMTEAEVRGLCLKSREIFLQQPILLELEAPLKICGDIHGQYTDLLRLFEYGGFPPEANYLFLGDYVDRGKQSLETICLLLAYKIKYPENFFLLRGNHECASINRIYGFYDECKRRYNIKLWKTFTDCFNCLPIAAIIDEKIFCCHGGLSPDLQGMEQIRRIMRPTDVPDTGLLCDLLWSDPDKDVQGWGENDRGVSFTFGPDVVSKFLNRHDMDLICRAHQVVEDGYEFFAKRQLVTLFSAPNYCGEFDNAGGMMSVDETLMCSFQILKPSEKKAKYQYGGMNTGQAGRPSTPQRNPAKKK
- the LOC105833873 gene encoding mortality factor 4-like protein 1 isoform X1; this translates as MPPKCKFQEGEKVLCFHGPLIYEAKCLKSSITKEKQIKYFIHYAGWNKNWDEWVPESRVLKYNEANVQKQKEVQRAHSNQQSAQKNKKGNTSTKTQGRRSEGGREKDADSRSSTPVADKSTSRFSKGTSNTVTPSSSHESVSEPPRKKRSRLEPSGETEEYLTRVEVKIKLPEELKFVLIDESEIILKHHKLPALPVQNTVDKILDDYVEAKSSGKSNDVRESTLEITKGIREYFNITLGLQLLYKWERPQFIQIMNDNPETVPSQLYGAFHLLRLFVRLGGMLSYTPLDEKSIQLLLSHFHDFLQYLQKNNAELFNLQQDYTDPSPDYHRKYG